The sequence below is a genomic window from Lysobacter capsici.
CGGGATCGAGCCGGGACAGCGCGGGAAGGTTTCGCGCTCACCGAGGCATTAGGGTGATGGCGGTCGCGGCGGCGGCATGACCGGCGTCGAAGGTTGGTTAGTCACGGTGAGCGAGTTGGGCTGGCTATTGAGCGCGCACGCACCGACCCGCTGGCCTGATCGACAGCGACAGCCGTCTGGCCAATGGCCGAAATATTCAAGGGATAAGCGCTACAGCGATGCTTCGTGTAGGAGCGGCGCAAGCCGCGACCGCGATACTGCGCTTGGGTCGTAACCTTTGGATCGCCGCGCCTGGCGCAAGCGCTTGCTTCGCGGTACTCGCGTCGCAGCCGTGGTGTCGCGGTCGCGGCTTGCGCCGCTCCTACAGTGGGCTATCCGAATAACGGCGGCAGCTGCTGCATTGATCCAAGCGACGGACGCCAGGCTGTTGGCCGAGCTATTCAAGCGATACGCGCTGCCGCGATGCTCCCTGTAGGAGCGGCGCGAGCCGCGACCGCGACACCATGCTTGGGTCGTAACCTTTGGATCGCCGCGTCTGGCGCAAGCGCTTGCTTCGCGGTACTCGCGTCATACCTGTGGTGTCGCGGTCGCGGCTTGCGCCGCTCCTACAGTGGGCTATCGCAACAGCGCGGCGGGCGTCAGCTGCTGCGCAACACCCACAACGCGATCACCCCGACCGCGACGACGATGCCGCCGACGATGCGCAGTTGCTTGTCGGGCAACGCCTGCAACTGTTCGGCCGCGCGCTTCCAGCCATTGGGCGCGACGAACAGGAACAGGCCTTCGAGCACTGCGACCAGGCACAGCGCTCGTATCAGTTCACCGGCCATGTCCGATCAGCGATCGGACTTGAGGTATTGCAGGAACGGATCGTCGCGGTCCAGCACGATCACGCTCTGGCCGTCGGCGAACGACTTGCGGTAGCTCTCCAGGCTGCGCTGGAAGGCGAAGAACGCCGGGTCCTTGTTGGCGGCAATGCCGTAGATGCGGGTAGCCTCGGCATCGCCCTCGCCGCGCGAACGCTGGGCGTCGCGCTCGGCTTCGGCCAGGATCACGGTCTTGTCGCGGTCGGCGGTGGCGCGGATCGCTTGCGCCAACTCGAAGCCTTCGGCGCGCAACTGGCTGGCGACCTGCAGACGCTGCGACTTCATCTGGTTGTACACCGACGCCAGCACGTTGCTGTCCTGCGGCAGGTCGATGCGCTTGATCCGGATGTCCTTGATCTTGACGCCCAGGGTCGCCGCGCCCTTGTTGATCGCGGCCAGCTGCTTGCCGATCACCGCTTCGCGATCGCCCTTGACCACGTCGAGCAGCTTGAGCGAGTTGATCTCGTTGCGCAGCGAGTCGCGGATGATCGGCGCCAGACGCTCGGCCGCGACGCTTTCGTCGCCGCCAGTGGCCTGGAAGAAGCGGCGCATGTCTTCGATCTGGCCCAAGGCGAAGAAGTCGACGCTGACGTCGAGCTTGTCGGCGGTCAGGTAACGCTCCGGCTCGGCCGGCAGGATCTTCAGGCGCAGGTCGAACACGCGCTGGCTTTCGATCAGCGGCCACTTGAAGTGCAGGCCGGGGCCGAGGTCGCTGCGCACCACGGTGCCCAGGCGGAAGATGATCGCGCTGTGACCGGCGTTGACCACGAACATCGACCCCATCAGGGCCAACAGCAGGGCGACGCCCGCGGCAATCAGGGCGGGAACTCTCATCGCATCACCTCGTCACGGGTCTTCGGGCGCGTCGGTCGGCCGACGTAGGGCACGGTGCTTTCGGTCGCGGTCACCGGGTTGAGCAGCTCAGGTTGTGTCAGCGGCACGCTGACCGGGCCGGGCGTGACCGCCGTGCCGTTGCGATCGGCCATGGGCACGTACAGCACCTGGCGCGAATCGCCGCCGACGATCTTGCGGTTCTGGCTCAGCACTTCCTGCACGGTGTCCAGCCACAGCCGCTTGCGGGTCACGTCGGGCGCGTTCTTGTACTGGTCGACCAGCAGCGAGAAGTGGGTCGCCTCGCCTTCGGCGCGGGCCACGGTCGAGGTCTTGTAGCCCTCGGCGGTGGTG
It includes:
- a CDS encoding DUF2065 domain-containing protein, with amino-acid sequence MAGELIRALCLVAVLEGLFLFVAPNGWKRAAEQLQALPDKQLRIVGGIVVAVGVIALWVLRSS
- the hflC gene encoding protease modulator HflC codes for the protein MRVPALIAAGVALLLALMGSMFVVNAGHSAIIFRLGTVVRSDLGPGLHFKWPLIESQRVFDLRLKILPAEPERYLTADKLDVSVDFFALGQIEDMRRFFQATGGDESVAAERLAPIIRDSLRNEINSLKLLDVVKGDREAVIGKQLAAINKGAATLGVKIKDIRIKRIDLPQDSNVLASVYNQMKSQRLQVASQLRAEGFELAQAIRATADRDKTVILAEAERDAQRSRGEGDAEATRIYGIAANKDPAFFAFQRSLESYRKSFADGQSVIVLDRDDPFLQYLKSDR